Part of the Thermodesulfovibrionales bacterium genome, ATACGAGGTTCATCAACGCGAACGGCCTTCCCGGCGTGGGGCAGTATATAACGGCCTATGACTTATCAAAGATCATGAGGGAGGCGATTCGCTTTCCCGTGCTGCGAGAGATACTCAATACGCGGGTCGCCGAGGTGTCGACCCAATCGGGAAAGACGATCTTCATGAAGAATACGAACCGGCTCTTGTGGTCCGATGAAGATATCGTCGGAGGGAAGACGGGTTATACTCGGCAAGCGAGACATTGTTTCGTCTGCGTCGGAGAACGGGGCAACGATACTCTTATCATTGCGCTGCTCGGAACGCCGAGCAGGGCTTTGCTCTGGAAGGAGTCGGAGGAATTGATGGCCTTCGGTTTGAAGGTCATGAACCACGAGGAGGAACCGGTCGTGTATCTTACGGATCACGATTCCGGTGCCGGGAAAATGACGAAGGCCTCCTATACAAAGAAGACGAGGAAAAAGAGAGAAGAGTAGCACCGTATCAAGTTGCCCTCATATCCTTCCCTAACCTGCGGGGGACAACGATGAGAAGCCGCCTCAATTTGCCTTCCTAGCCAAAATGAGAAAATTCGAGATTTCCTTACCTGTTTCGTGTATAATTTTCGTAGCGCATCCGGACATGGAGGCAGTGAGCCTCCGGATCTCATAACATAAGGAGGAGAATTATGGCGGTGAAGAAGAAGACGGCGGTGAAGAAAAAGACAGCGGTGAAGAAAAAGACGGTAGCTAAGAAACCAGTCAAGAAAAAAGCCGTTGCCGCAAAGAAAGTCGTAAAGAAGAAGAGGACTCCTAATCCGGCGTTCATGAAAGCCATGAAGCCCAGCGACGCACTCGCTAAGGTAGTCGGTAATAAGCCGCTTCCGAGGACTGAGGTGACCAAGAAGCTCTGGGCATACATCAAGAAGAACAAGCTCCAGGATGCGAAGAATAAGAGGAATATCAATGCCGATGTGAATCTTCTCGCGGTATTCGGCGGGAAGAGACAGGTCTCGATGTTCGAGATGACGAAGTTGGTCAACAAACACCTCGGCTAATACTTGCTTCCATCGTGATAAAGGCAGGAGGGATGGGTCCTCTCCTGCCTTTTGTTTTAGTGGCCAGGATTTGATCTGACAGACGGTGCACCTTTAAGTCAGAACAGTCAGTTTTTCTCGAAAGCGAGTCCCCTTCGACAACTCATCAAATGTCCACTTCACGGCTACTCGAGAGTTACTGTGAATTGCAACTAGTGAGGATTCACAGAAAAAATGCGCAATAAATAGCCGAGGACACGAATGTGATAAAGCCAGTGCAATGACTTATCGCTGGAAAGACTTAAGAATAATCACCGAAAGCGTTATCCATGGTAAAGCAAGATATATCGCAAGTTTGGACAATAACGTCACGTCAATGAACTTGCGGAAATATTTATATACCTGTGAGATAAAAATGTAGGCCATCATAGCTTGGTATATTGCACAAATTGAGAGACGAATAACTTTAACAGTAACAGAATAATCCGGAAAAGCATTACCCCCAATTATCAAGAGAGTGCCACCGGTAAGCGCAAAACAAACTAAGAAATATATAACAAGGAAGAGAATAAGGAATCTATTTGTCATCTTAAAAAGCAAGCGGCTAAAGACTGCAATTTCCCCCTGTACTCCTTACTTCTAAAGAGTAACATTGGGAATTCATCTTCCCATGTATCGCTGATAGGCCTGAAGAAAACGATCTTTCAGATATGGGTCCGCGTCTTCCGGTCCCCTGACATTCAACTGGAGCTTAATTCTTCCATCGGCCAGCGTCTGTATAGCGATCGTAACGTCTGTGGGCCCCTTCCTACCCAGAATCAGGCCGGTGGTCCTGTCAGCCGTGGAGATAGTGATTCCCGCATCTCCTGCAGCCTTCATCGCGCTTTCCCACACGCGATCATATTGAGACGCCGGGTAGTAGTATGGCTCATACACGACGCAGGCAGAGAGCATCGTTGCAAGAACAGTCACGCCAAGAAGAAAAACCAGATAGGTTCTCGAACATAGTTCTTTCACATCAGTCTCCTTTCCGGGGTGCAAGACAAAATACTTCCTCGCTTTCTGCAAGCATTATAATTCCAGGAGCATGGGTATTGAATACCAAAGGTGCTCTGCCGTGCTCGATCCGATTCCTTTTGTGTGAATTTCATGAAGGAGCATTTCACTCCCCGTTCAATCTGCCTCGAGCCCGAACTTTTTCAGTTTCCTCCAGAGGGAGACCCTGTCTATGCCGAGGATCTGGGCAGCGAGGGTCTTATTGCCTCCGACCTCGCGCAACACCCAGTTGATATATGACATCTCCTGTTCCTCGAGCGAGGGAATCTTACCCTCCTTCTTCCTGAAGGTCCTTATGCTCAGTTCCCTCAGGTCTTCCGGCAGGTGGGCGACTTCGATCGTATTCCCGGATGAAAGTGCGACGCCCCGCTCAATAATGTTTTCGAGCTCCCTGACATTTCCCGGGAAGTCATAGTTCATGATGAGCCCGATCAGATCCTGGGATATTTCGGTGACGCCTTTCTTCATGAGAGCCGCATATTTCTTGAGGAAATAATAGCTCAAGAGCGGGATGTCGTCCCTCCTTTCTGAAAGGGGAGGAATGCGCATCGAGACGACATTGAGCCGAAAGTAAAGGTCCTGTCGGAAATGACCGTTCTTGAGCGAGTCCTGGATATCCCGGTTCGTTGCGGCGATAAATCGCACGTCCACCTGAAGCGGCTCTGTGGAGCCGAGTCGCAGGACCTCCTTTTCCTGGATTACCCTGAGCAGCTTTACCTGCATCGAGGGCGGCATTTCGGTGATTTCATCCAGGAAGAGCGTGCCTCCCGAAGTCGCCTCGATCAATCCCTTCTTCATCGCCATGGCCCCGGTAAAGGCACCCTTCTCATGGCCGAATAGTTCATTGCCGAGGAGCTCCTCGTTGAAGGCGCCGCAGTTGATCGCAAAAAAAGGTCCCGCCGAACGCATGCTGTTGACGTGGATGAACCGGGCAAAGAGTTCCTTCCCCGTGCCGCTCTCTCCGCTGATGATAACATTGCAGTCGGTTGGAGCGATCTGGCGCGCCGTATCGAGCAGGTTCTCCATCAACTGGTTCTGAGTGATGATTGTTACCTTCCCCTGGTAGCTCTCTATCTGATCTCTCAGCTGCCTATTCTCTTTCTTCAGACCCACCTTTTCTGCCGCTTCCCTCACAACCTTTCTCACCTCGTCGAGTTTGAAGGGCTTGGCGATGTAGTAAAAGGCACCGTGCTTCATGGCCTCAACGGCAGACTCAAGGGTGGCGAATCCCGTTATCATGATTACCTCGGTATCGGGATACAAGTCCTGACATTTCTTGAGGATCTGCATCCCGTCAACCTTCTCCATCCTGAGGTCCGTTAACACTACGTCAAAAGGCCGGTCTTCGAGCAGTCGCAGGGCATTTTGTCCGCTCTGAGTCGCCGTAACCTCGTAACCTTCCTTCTTCATGACGTGCTCAAGGTTCTTGAGGGCGATCTTTTCATCGTCAGCGATCAGTATCCTCGTATCGTTCGGCATCAATATTACTCCTTTGTCGGCAGACTGATAAGAAATGACGTCCCCTTCCCGACTTCACTATCGACGGCGATGCAGCCGTCATTCTCCTCTATAATCTCGTGGACGATGAAGAGCCCCAGCCCGGATCCCTTACCGACATCCTTGGTAGTGAAGAAGGGGTCAAAAATCCTGGAGAGGATGTCCGTGGGTATGCCCGAGCCGGTATCCCGTATTTCTATGTCTATCGTATCGTCTTCGAAGGTGCACTTTCCGCGGTATTTGAGATAGTTGAATAGCTCGGCCGTCTTTTCCGTCTTATCAACCGCCCTGTGTTTTTGAGCCTTGATCATGATAGCTCCTTCCGAACCCAAGGCTTCCAGTGCGTTCTTTATGAGATTCAGGAATGCCTGCTGCATCCGCTGTTTGTCGGCAACGATAGTTATCTCGTCGGGAACGGCAAGGGTTATTTCGACTTTGGTTGGGATCTGACCTCTCAGAAACCGGATCGTCTCTTCGAAGAGTTTATTGAGATTCAGCGG contains:
- a CDS encoding SWIB/MDM2 domain-containing protein, with the translated sequence MAVKKKTAVKKKTAVKKKTVAKKPVKKKAVAAKKVVKKKRTPNPAFMKAMKPSDALAKVVGNKPLPRTEVTKKLWAYIKKNKLQDAKNKRNINADVNLLAVFGGKRQVSMFEMTKLVNKHLG
- a CDS encoding sigma-54 dependent transcriptional regulator translates to MPNDTRILIADDEKIALKNLEHVMKKEGYEVTATQSGQNALRLLEDRPFDVVLTDLRMEKVDGMQILKKCQDLYPDTEVIMITGFATLESAVEAMKHGAFYYIAKPFKLDEVRKVVREAAEKVGLKKENRQLRDQIESYQGKVTIITQNQLMENLLDTARQIAPTDCNVIISGESGTGKELFARFIHVNSMRSAGPFFAINCGAFNEELLGNELFGHEKGAFTGAMAMKKGLIEATSGGTLFLDEITEMPPSMQVKLLRVIQEKEVLRLGSTEPLQVDVRFIAATNRDIQDSLKNGHFRQDLYFRLNVVSMRIPPLSERRDDIPLLSYYFLKKYAALMKKGVTEISQDLIGLIMNYDFPGNVRELENIIERGVALSSGNTIEVAHLPEDLRELSIRTFRKKEGKIPSLEEQEMSYINWVLREVGGNKTLAAQILGIDRVSLWRKLKKFGLEAD